The DNA window GGATTTTCTCCCGTGAGGAGCTTGAGGGCATCGCCACCGTGTGCCGGAAGCATGGCGTGCTGGTGGTCAGCGACGAAATCTACCGACGCTTCGCGTATGTCGAAATGGTCTCGATGGCCGAGATCTACGAGGACACGCTGGTGCTCGCCGGCCACTCGAAGGCATACGGGATGACCGGTTGGCGGCTCGGCTACGCCTGTGGTCCGGCCGACGTGATCCAGGCGATGACCAAGGTGCAGCAGTACAGTTTCGTGTGCGCGCCGGCGGTCACGCAATTCGCCGCGCTGGCGTGCCCGCAGGTCGACCTGCATCCGTACATCGATGCCTACCGCGACAAGCGCGACCTGATGGTCGGGATTCTCGGTGAGCATTTCGAGATCGGTCCGCCCGACGGGGCCTTCTACCTGTGGGCAAAGGCACCGGACGGACACACCGGGACGAGCTTCGTCGAGCAGGCGATCGCCAACAACGTGCTCATCATCCCGGGCGGGGTGTTCAGCGAGCAGGACACGCACTTCCGCATCTGCTACACCGTTCCCGACGACAAGCTTCGGGAAGGCGCGGAAGTTCTGTGCAGGTTGGCCTGAGGCCGATCACCAACGGTGACCGCGGGGCACGTAGTAACGGCGTCCGCCGCGGTAGTAGCAAGGGCGTCCGCCGTAGTAGTAAACGTCGTTGCCGCGGTAGCTGCGTCCGGCAGCCACACCGAGTGCGGCGGCGCCGGCGGCGATTGCGGCCGCTCCGCCGGGGCTGACCGATTGGACCGGATTTCCGTACTGGTCGTAGGTCGTCATGCACGAGTTGGTGGTCACGGGCATCAGGGCGACGGCAGCGAGAGTGAGGATTTTGTATTTCATGATTCTAAGGATTGGAACGAATTGAGCGCTTACATATTCAATCCGATCCCGGGGGATGGCTAGGAGGAAAAGTGTTTTCGTGACGATCGGGGCTGGAAGGACGGCCGATTCGCGGCGTAAGAATCAGCCCCATGACCGTTCCCAAATTCCTGATGTCCATCGGCTTGTCGGTGCTTGCTGCCAGTCCCTTCGCCGCGGCCGAGACCACGAAGATCGTCTTCATCGCGGGCAACCGCAGCCACGCTTCCGGCGAGCATGAGTTCCGCGCCGGGAGCATGCTTCTCGCCAAGGCCCTCAACGAGCAGAGCGGGCTGGACGTGAAGGCCGAGGTGGTCGGTGTCGAGTGGGCGAAAAACAAGGAGGTCCTCGATGGCGCGGACGGCATCGTCATCTACTGCGATGCATCGAGCGCGATCCAGGGCGAGTGGGAGTATCTCGACGGACTCGCGAAGAAGGGGACCGGCATCATGTGCATGCACTACGCCGTGCACCCGAGCAAGGAGATGGCCGACAAGTACCAGCGCGGCTGGATCGGCGCCTGCCATGAGGACAACTGGTCGGTGAACCCGCACTGGCTGGCGGAACTGGAAGTGATGCCCGGCCACCCGATCGCCCGCGGGGTGCCCGGGAAGTTCGAGAGCTTCGACGAATTCTACTACCACATGCGTTTCCTCGATGACCGCGACAAGGTGCTCGACCTGGTGACCGCGGTGCCGACCCGCGAG is part of the Haloferula helveola genome and encodes:
- a CDS encoding pyridoxal phosphate-dependent aminotransferase yields the protein MSRLAQRTNRIDASGIRRVFDLARSMKNPINLSIGQPDFDVPPEVKKAAHEAIDAGRNAYTPTQGAAELRQVLFEEEKEFTGREWSESELLVTSGVSGGLFLALLALVEEGDEVIVPDPYFVMYKHLVRLFGGKPVYLDTYGSNFGVDPERLESLITPKTKLLLLNSPGNPTGRIFSREELEGIATVCRKHGVLVVSDEIYRRFAYVEMVSMAEIYEDTLVLAGHSKAYGMTGWRLGYACGPADVIQAMTKVQQYSFVCAPAVTQFAALACPQVDLHPYIDAYRDKRDLMVGILGEHFEIGPPDGAFYLWAKAPDGHTGTSFVEQAIANNVLIIPGGVFSEQDTHFRICYTVPDDKLREGAEVLCRLA
- a CDS encoding ThuA domain-containing protein, whose amino-acid sequence is MTVPKFLMSIGLSVLAASPFAAAETTKIVFIAGNRSHASGEHEFRAGSMLLAKALNEQSGLDVKAEVVGVEWAKNKEVLDGADGIVIYCDASSAIQGEWEYLDGLAKKGTGIMCMHYAVHPSKEMADKYQRGWIGACHEDNWSVNPHWLAELEVMPGHPIARGVPGKFESFDEFYYHMRFLDDRDKVLDLVTAVPTRERMKRYINMWNWYGADGMGKPQTLMWGIEREDGGRGVGFTGGHYHQNWAIDSFRTVVLNAVVWMAGMDVPEAGVNSKPLTEDELNANLDKYNKPNPRIPLPDLEKFRAMKPAPIPHEREKKP